In Gemmatimonadaceae bacterium, a single genomic region encodes these proteins:
- a CDS encoding dicarboxylate/amino acid:cation symporter has protein sequence MPRPSLSTRVLIALIAGLASGLLLSRANAATIERIVGYIEPFGTLFVNAIRMTVIPLVVSLVVVGIAGADATRVARVGGRALLVALAFLCLSGLVGALIAPPVFARLAIDSNSITALRAHAAPLAAPIDTSRHVPDALQWLVDLVPANPVRAAADGAMLPLVVFAVAFGLALLTVAAEHRDPVVRFFRGVADAMLRLVRWILALAPLGVFALTLPLVARLGLAAVGALASYVLLIVAGTSLLVLLVVYPAAVILGRVTVQGFARAVFPAQAVAFASRTSLAALPALIEGAERRLGMTAESSGFLFPLASALFRIGAPIGLTVGTVFVAHLYGRDLTSAQVATAALTAVLTSFSIPGIPGGSIIAMVPILSSVGLPADGIGVLLGVDTIPDAFRTTANVTGQMAAAVIAERPHA, from the coding sequence GTGCCGCGTCCTTCGCTCAGCACGCGCGTTCTTATCGCGCTCATTGCCGGACTCGCGTCCGGCCTTCTCTTGAGTCGCGCCAATGCCGCGACGATCGAGCGCATCGTCGGCTACATCGAGCCATTCGGCACGTTGTTCGTCAACGCGATCCGAATGACGGTGATCCCACTCGTCGTCTCGCTCGTGGTCGTGGGGATCGCTGGTGCTGATGCAACGCGTGTCGCGCGGGTCGGTGGCCGCGCTCTCCTCGTCGCTCTCGCATTTCTTTGCTTGTCCGGATTGGTCGGCGCCCTCATCGCGCCCCCGGTGTTTGCACGCCTTGCGATCGATTCAAACTCGATCACGGCACTTCGGGCTCACGCCGCCCCGCTGGCGGCACCCATCGACACCTCGCGCCACGTACCAGACGCGCTGCAATGGCTCGTCGATCTCGTGCCCGCCAACCCCGTACGTGCCGCGGCGGACGGCGCCATGTTGCCGCTGGTTGTCTTCGCCGTCGCATTCGGCCTCGCGCTGCTCACGGTTGCGGCGGAGCACCGTGATCCGGTTGTTCGATTCTTCAGGGGCGTCGCCGATGCCATGCTGCGGCTCGTGCGCTGGATCCTTGCCCTGGCGCCGTTAGGCGTTTTTGCGCTCACGCTTCCACTCGTCGCGCGTCTCGGCCTTGCTGCAGTTGGTGCACTAGCCTCGTACGTACTGCTCATCGTCGCGGGCACGAGCCTCCTGGTGCTCCTGGTCGTATATCCCGCGGCCGTGATCCTTGGACGCGTGACCGTTCAGGGTTTCGCGCGCGCGGTGTTTCCCGCCCAGGCCGTTGCCTTTGCCTCGCGCACCTCGCTCGCCGCGCTGCCCGCGCTCATCGAGGGCGCCGAGCGTCGGCTTGGAATGACGGCCGAATCGAGCGGCTTCCTCTTCCCGCTCGCGTCGGCGCTCTTCCGCATCGGCGCTCCGATCGGGCTTACGGTCGGCACCGTTTTCGTCGCCCATCTGTATGGACGGGACCTAACGAGTGCGCAAGTCGCCACCGCGGCACTCACCGCGGTACTGACGAGCTTCAGCATTCCCGGCATTCCAGGCGGTTCCATTATCGCGATGGTGCCAATCCTGTCGAGCGTCGGACTTCCCGCGGACGGCATTGGCGTGCTGCTCGGGGTCGACACGATTCCCGACGCGTTCCGGACGACCGCGAACGTCACTGGGCAAATGGCCGCCGCCGTGATCGCCGAGCGCCCGCACGCGTGA
- a CDS encoding CoA pyrophosphatase: MTSIDAVLELPDVRRLRAALAARPGVPINAEDGLRRLAAIALVLRPGEGTDADPELLMIKRAEAEGDPWSGHVACPGGRMEPGDHDLEQTAVRETWEETGVDLARDGHVLGALDDISPRSPTLPPIIVRPFVAVVKPELEIVQSSEVAESFWVPLAALRERAAWGTAMIAIRGHSEREVTVFRHGAYTVWGLTERVLRQFLEYLDRGA, translated from the coding sequence GTGACGTCGATCGACGCGGTGCTGGAGCTGCCCGATGTACGCCGACTGCGGGCGGCGCTCGCGGCACGGCCCGGCGTGCCGATCAACGCGGAAGACGGCTTACGCCGACTCGCGGCGATCGCGCTCGTGCTCCGGCCGGGTGAAGGAACGGACGCCGATCCCGAGCTTCTGATGATCAAGCGCGCCGAAGCGGAGGGTGACCCCTGGAGCGGTCACGTGGCGTGTCCCGGTGGCCGCATGGAGCCGGGAGATCATGATCTCGAGCAAACGGCGGTCCGAGAGACGTGGGAGGAGACCGGTGTCGATCTTGCTCGCGATGGCCACGTGCTCGGCGCGCTCGACGACATCAGTCCACGTTCGCCGACGCTGCCGCCGATCATCGTTAGGCCCTTCGTCGCCGTCGTGAAGCCGGAGCTGGAGATTGTACAGAGCTCGGAGGTTGCCGAGTCGTTCTGGGTCCCCCTCGCCGCGCTCCGCGAACGTGCCGCGTGGGGAACCGCGATGATCGCCATCCGCGGTCATAGTGAGCGAGAGGTGACCGTGTTCCGCCACGGAGCGTATACGGTTTGGGGCCTCACCGAGCGGGTGCTGCGGCAGTTTCTGGAGTATCTGGATAGAGGAGCTTAG
- a CDS encoding LD-carboxypeptidase: MDTAYVASRDASTTIDIDRADVVPAHRPRLMRRPPAPCAGARVALVAPAGPLRGEADLERAQNNARAFGWVPVVGAHVLARDGYLAGADADRLADLNTALTDDAIDAVWCVRGGYGAMRILDHVDYAAMRRRPKPIVGYSDVTALHSAMSTRCEVVTFHGPTARASLTTFSRASLEQALSGNDSCGVATNATTLHEGRTRGRLVGGNLALLCALSGTSYAPDYRDAILVVEDVNEAVYRIDRMLTQLRLGGHLAGCRGLVFGQFTDIPTDSPEENLGARTLDNVLGEIATQLKVPCISGAPVGHVADQWTIPLGAEAELDANERTLRILQ; the protein is encoded by the coding sequence GTGGATACGGCCTACGTTGCGTCGCGTGACGCGAGCACGACCATTGACATCGATCGCGCCGACGTCGTGCCGGCGCACCGGCCTCGACTGATGCGCCGACCACCTGCACCTTGCGCTGGTGCGCGTGTCGCGCTCGTCGCGCCCGCGGGTCCATTGCGTGGCGAAGCAGATCTCGAGCGCGCACAGAATAATGCGCGCGCATTCGGCTGGGTTCCGGTTGTCGGCGCGCACGTGCTGGCGCGTGATGGTTATCTCGCCGGTGCGGACGCGGATCGGCTCGCGGATCTCAACACGGCGCTCACCGACGACGCGATCGACGCCGTGTGGTGTGTGCGCGGCGGCTACGGCGCGATGCGCATTCTCGATCACGTCGATTATGCGGCGATGCGCCGTCGTCCGAAGCCGATCGTTGGCTACTCCGATGTCACCGCGCTCCACTCGGCGATGTCGACGCGGTGCGAGGTCGTCACATTCCACGGACCAACCGCGCGTGCGTCGCTCACGACATTCTCGCGCGCCTCGCTCGAGCAGGCGCTGTCCGGCAACGATTCGTGCGGCGTCGCGACGAATGCGACGACGTTGCACGAGGGACGTACGCGCGGTCGTCTGGTCGGAGGCAACCTCGCGCTTCTCTGCGCACTGTCGGGAACCTCGTACGCTCCCGATTATCGCGATGCGATCCTCGTCGTCGAAGACGTGAACGAGGCGGTGTATCGCATCGATAGAATGCTGACGCAACTGCGACTTGGCGGACATCTCGCTGGATGTCGTGGCCTGGTATTCGGCCAGTTCACCGATATTCCGACCGATTCGCCAGAAGAGAATCTCGGTGCGCGTACCCTCGACAATGTGCTCGGTGAGATCGCGACGCAGTTGAAGGTGCCGTGCATCTCGGGCGCTCCCGTCGGACACGTCGCGGATCAGTGGACCATTCCGCTTGGTGCGGAGGCAGAGCTCGACGCGAACGAGCGGACGCTGCGTATCTTGCAGTGA
- a CDS encoding VOC family protein produces the protein MPAISPAPASAPASAETPLSLSRIGQIAIVVKDVERATAFYRDALGMRFLFAFPGLAFFDCDGVRIMLSRPEKPEFDHPSSILYFRVADIQTAYRTLRDRNVAFEDEPHVVARMPDHDLWMCFFRDQDQNVFALMAEVSKA, from the coding sequence ATGCCCGCGATTTCGCCTGCGCCTGCGTCCGCCCCCGCTTCTGCCGAAACACCACTTTCGCTCTCGCGCATCGGTCAGATCGCGATCGTCGTGAAAGACGTGGAGCGCGCCACGGCGTTCTATCGGGACGCGCTCGGCATGCGATTCCTCTTCGCGTTCCCGGGATTGGCCTTCTTCGATTGCGACGGCGTGCGAATCATGCTCAGCCGACCGGAGAAGCCGGAGTTCGACCACCCGAGCTCGATTCTGTATTTCCGTGTCGCCGACATTCAGACGGCGTATCGAACGCTGCGCGACCGCAATGTCGCGTTCGAGGATGAGCCTCATGTCGTCGCGCGCATGCCCGATCACGACCTGTGGATGTGCTTCTTCCGCGATCAGGATCAGAACGTATTCGCGCTGATGGCGGAAGTCTCGAAAGCCTAA
- a CDS encoding glycosyltransferase family 2 protein translates to MTSLVVALVAAAPWVVVPPLAMLRVARSRSLSDVDDVPPSSAALVSVIVPARNEARNIERCVRSILSTRYGPMELIVVNDHSTDDTADIAIRAASGDGRFRLLSSPDLPNGWFGKQWACATGASAASGRMLLFTDADTAHAPDLLPRAVNLLLHDQDELLSVVGRQEMHTFWERLLQPQVFWILITRYGGTESVSNARHAEDVIANGQFLLVRRDAYDAVGGHEAVRDKVAEDLALAQRFHRHGRRVRLVRGDDQLSTHMYGSLPELIAGWGKNVFAGGIDAMPGGAAGRLLFPFVLPIAPLVALVPVVVFAFALAGMIPFAWSVWAAICTAANLLWWALIYRGFHQRLWYALLAPLGATIVLFIVVRAIARGRRVGWKGREYVAR, encoded by the coding sequence GTGACGTCGCTCGTCGTGGCGCTCGTCGCGGCGGCGCCGTGGGTCGTTGTGCCGCCGCTCGCGATGCTGCGTGTCGCGCGATCGCGATCCCTCTCCGATGTCGACGACGTCCCGCCATCGAGCGCGGCACTCGTCTCGGTGATCGTCCCGGCGCGGAACGAGGCGCGGAACATCGAGCGCTGTGTGCGCTCCATTCTATCGACGCGCTATGGGCCAATGGAGCTCATCGTCGTCAACGATCATTCGACCGACGACACGGCCGACATCGCCATTCGCGCAGCCAGCGGCGACGGTCGCTTCCGGCTCCTCAGTAGCCCAGACCTGCCTAACGGTTGGTTTGGCAAGCAGTGGGCGTGTGCGACAGGAGCCAGCGCCGCATCGGGCAGGATGCTCCTCTTTACGGACGCCGATACGGCCCACGCGCCGGATTTGCTGCCGCGGGCGGTCAATCTGCTTCTTCACGATCAGGACGAACTGCTCTCCGTCGTGGGCCGCCAGGAGATGCACACGTTCTGGGAGCGGCTTCTGCAACCCCAGGTTTTCTGGATTCTGATTACTCGTTATGGCGGCACGGAGAGCGTGAGCAACGCGAGGCACGCGGAAGATGTCATTGCCAATGGTCAATTCCTTCTCGTCCGACGCGATGCGTACGATGCGGTGGGCGGACACGAAGCCGTGCGCGACAAGGTCGCCGAAGACCTCGCCCTGGCGCAGCGTTTCCATCGGCACGGCCGGCGCGTTCGGCTCGTGCGCGGCGACGATCAGCTGTCGACGCACATGTATGGCTCGCTTCCGGAGCTCATCGCCGGATGGGGCAAGAATGTTTTCGCCGGCGGGATCGATGCGATGCCCGGCGGCGCTGCGGGACGACTGCTTTTCCCGTTCGTACTCCCAATCGCTCCGTTGGTGGCGCTCGTTCCGGTAGTTGTCTTCGCCTTCGCACTTGCCGGAATGATCCCTTTCGCGTGGAGTGTGTGGGCCGCAATCTGCACCGCCGCCAATTTGCTCTGGTGGGCGCTCATCTATCGTGGCTTCCATCAGCGTCTCTGGTACGCGCTCCTCGCTCCCCTCGGCGCAACGATCGTGCTTTTCATTGTGGTTCGCGCGATCGCGCGGGGACGCCGCGTCGGATGGAAGGGACGCGAGTACGTGGCGCGGTGA
- a CDS encoding rhodanese-like domain-containing protein, which yields MPTYKSGQQLLDEARARVTEISARDAIALRTANPDVVFLDIREQPEVNLGTIPGAVHLPRGSMETKVEGLVPREKRVVVYCANGNRSAFAADTLQQMGYRDVESMAGGFRDWVSLGGDVEG from the coding sequence ATGCCAACGTACAAGAGCGGCCAGCAACTACTCGACGAGGCGCGCGCGCGCGTCACAGAGATTTCGGCGCGCGACGCGATCGCACTGCGCACCGCGAATCCCGACGTGGTGTTTCTCGACATCCGCGAACAGCCCGAGGTAAATCTCGGAACGATACCGGGCGCCGTGCATCTACCTCGCGGATCGATGGAGACGAAAGTCGAAGGGCTCGTGCCGCGCGAGAAGCGAGTGGTTGTTTACTGCGCGAATGGCAATCGCTCGGCGTTCGCCGCGGATACGCTGCAGCAGATGGGGTATCGCGACGTCGAGTCAATGGCGGGCGGCTTCCGCGATTGGGTCTCGCTCGGCGGCGACGTCGAGGGTTGA